A genomic segment from Propioniciclava sp. MC1595 encodes:
- a CDS encoding tyrosine-type recombinase/integrase, with protein sequence MHTDDFFRLVRSWLTVYLPRSRRLSAHTIRSYKTALTMLLAYLHETRGLDLTAVSFEAIDHATIRGFTTWLTDDRHVSPASANQRLAAIKSFLSFCAAEDPALVAVWLDIKQVRPARVPARAPDALSMPAVEALIRAPGQRTRQGLRDTTIFLLLFDAAARIQEVLDLTLADLDTTSGHGRVILTGKGHKTRTIPIMDKTCRHLDQYLDAFHIGTPEPGTLLFYTVRAGRHQPMSQDNINYLLNKYAAAARPGCPDVPRRVHAHQLRHARAMQMLRAGVPLPHIKEFLGHVNITTTSVYATADNQMVRDAIQKAAGATPELAPLWKGDDDLILRLAGLT encoded by the coding sequence ATGCACACGGATGACTTCTTCCGGCTCGTGCGTTCCTGGCTGACCGTCTACCTGCCGCGCTCACGTCGGCTCAGCGCCCATACCATCCGCTCGTACAAGACGGCGCTGACCATGCTGCTGGCCTACCTGCACGAAACCCGCGGGCTGGACCTGACCGCGGTCAGCTTCGAAGCCATCGACCACGCGACGATCCGGGGGTTCACCACCTGGCTGACCGACGACCGACACGTCAGCCCCGCCTCGGCCAACCAGCGTCTGGCAGCGATCAAGTCGTTCCTGTCGTTCTGCGCCGCAGAAGACCCGGCACTGGTCGCGGTCTGGCTGGACATCAAACAAGTCCGGCCCGCCCGGGTACCGGCCCGCGCCCCGGACGCGCTGAGCATGCCCGCCGTCGAGGCACTGATCCGCGCTCCGGGCCAGCGCACCCGCCAGGGCCTCCGTGACACCACCATCTTCTTGCTATTGTTCGACGCCGCCGCCCGGATCCAGGAAGTCCTCGACCTGACCCTCGCCGACCTCGACACCACCAGCGGGCACGGCCGGGTCATCCTGACTGGCAAGGGCCACAAGACCCGGACGATCCCGATCATGGACAAGACCTGCCGTCACCTTGACCAGTACCTCGACGCGTTCCACATCGGCACACCAGAGCCGGGAACGCTGCTGTTCTACACGGTCCGGGCCGGCCGTCACCAGCCGATGAGCCAAGACAACATCAACTACCTGCTGAACAAATACGCGGCAGCCGCCCGGCCGGGTTGCCCGGATGTCCCCCGACGGGTCCATGCCCACCAGTTGCGCCACGCGCGGGCCATGCAGATGCTGCGGGCTGGCGTACCCCTGCCGCACATCAAGGAGTTTCTCGGCCACGTCAACATCACCACCACCAGCGTCTACGCCACGGCCGACAACCAGATGGTGCGCGACGCGATCCAGAAAGCCGCCGGCGCCACCCCCGAACTCGCGCCCCTCTGGAAAGGAGACGACGACCTGATCCTCCGACTCGCAGGCCTCACGTAG
- a CDS encoding Mu transposase domain-containing protein, with protein sequence MIAALRNQTFATLPELRAAVYERMTAFNAEPFQKRAGSRLGVFEGEEKPLLRPLPTVAFEISQWVYGRKVQKNGHVVFEKNFYSVPYVNIGRAVDLRVTDRMLEVFAGQDRLTSHLLAPVGTVNEYRTHDSDLPDGPQYRQWDAPRIREWAARIGENTTIVVNRIFESVPVDEQGISAALAVLRMTRRYSADRVEAAAGVALASRVRSPRYAHLRPILETRQDDPAGREAWSTPAAEPAGYVRGADYYAGDAR encoded by the coding sequence GTGATCGCGGCGCTGCGGAACCAGACGTTCGCGACGTTGCCGGAGTTGCGGGCTGCGGTCTACGAGCGGATGACGGCGTTCAACGCGGAACCGTTCCAGAAGCGCGCCGGCTCCCGCTTGGGCGTGTTCGAGGGTGAGGAGAAGCCGCTGCTGCGGCCGCTCCCGACCGTTGCGTTCGAGATCTCCCAGTGGGTCTACGGCCGCAAGGTTCAGAAGAACGGGCATGTCGTGTTCGAGAAGAACTTCTACTCCGTCCCCTACGTGAACATCGGCCGCGCGGTCGATCTGCGAGTCACCGACAGGATGCTCGAGGTGTTCGCCGGGCAGGACAGACTGACCAGTCATCTGCTTGCCCCGGTCGGGACGGTGAACGAGTACCGCACCCACGACAGCGATCTGCCCGACGGTCCGCAGTATCGGCAGTGGGACGCCCCACGGATCCGGGAATGGGCGGCGAGGATCGGGGAGAACACCACGATCGTCGTGAACCGGATCTTCGAGTCGGTGCCCGTCGACGAGCAGGGCATCAGCGCCGCACTGGCCGTGCTCCGCATGACACGCCGGTACTCCGCCGACCGCGTCGAAGCTGCCGCCGGCGTCGCTCTCGCGTCGAGGGTGAGGTCGCCGCGCTACGCGCACCTGCGGCCCATCCTCGAGACCAGGCAAGACGACCCCGCAGGCCGTGAGGCATGGTCGACACCCGCGGCGGAGCCGGCCGGGTATGTCCGCGGCGCCGACTACTACGCCGGAGACGCCCGATGA
- a CDS encoding bifunctional 2-polyprenyl-6-hydroxyphenol methylase/3-demethylubiquinol 3-O-methyltransferase UbiG produces the protein MAAESAQTYWDAFYSSNPRVQTLRSESPFARWTNEQLGSVDRVLDFGCGTGRDSIYFAKAGYAVTGFDFSSAALQVARHERDASGVSASFVFLDLRDSAAALSTVRHLEARNENLACYARFLLHAIGDTERRVLFAIVRSLLAGGGSLFLEFRTPADATTGHVFGETHFRNYLDPETVCEELEELGAEISVCQQGRGLARFNGEDPAVCRVVASWNAPSSSQPGTLHP, from the coding sequence GTGGCGGCAGAGTCGGCGCAGACCTACTGGGACGCCTTCTACTCTTCTAACCCTAGAGTTCAGACACTGAGATCTGAATCTCCATTCGCTCGGTGGACAAACGAACAACTCGGATCCGTAGATCGTGTCCTGGATTTTGGATGCGGCACCGGCCGAGACTCCATCTACTTCGCAAAAGCCGGCTACGCCGTAACCGGTTTCGATTTCTCTTCTGCAGCACTCCAAGTAGCGCGCCACGAGAGAGACGCTTCTGGCGTTTCGGCAAGCTTCGTTTTCCTAGACTTGCGCGACTCTGCAGCAGCGCTCTCGACTGTTCGGCATCTCGAAGCCCGCAACGAGAACTTGGCCTGTTATGCAAGATTTCTTCTACATGCAATCGGGGACACCGAACGAAGAGTCCTGTTCGCCATCGTTCGATCCCTCCTCGCGGGAGGCGGATCTCTATTCCTAGAATTTCGCACCCCGGCCGACGCAACGACTGGGCACGTATTCGGCGAGACTCACTTCCGGAATTACTTAGACCCAGAGACTGTATGCGAAGAACTCGAGGAATTGGGCGCGGAGATTTCAGTATGCCAACAAGGACGGGGTCTAGCGAGATTCAATGGTGAAGACCCTGCCGTTTGTAGGGTCGTTGCCTCCTGGAATGCTCCATCATCTTCCCAGCCCGGCACACTTCACCCATAA
- a CDS encoding TadE family protein, with amino-acid sequence MRRSRTKQSAKRGERGSSSIEMVIALPIVLTVLFLAVQAGTWFHARSIALASAQSGARTSAMLNSSLEAGLSSARSFAADVGGTTLTGVTVTGDRTATSTTVTVTGHSVRLVPFMDVTVSQSATLPVERYTR; translated from the coding sequence ATGCGACGGTCCAGGACCAAGCAGTCGGCGAAGCGAGGGGAGCGCGGCTCGTCATCGATCGAGATGGTGATCGCGCTCCCGATCGTGCTCACCGTGCTGTTCCTGGCCGTCCAGGCCGGCACGTGGTTCCACGCCCGGTCGATCGCCCTGGCGTCCGCCCAGTCGGGCGCCCGTACGTCGGCGATGCTCAACTCCTCCCTCGAGGCGGGGTTGTCGAGCGCAAGGTCCTTCGCCGCCGACGTGGGAGGGACGACGCTGACCGGCGTGACCGTCACCGGCGACAGGACGGCGACCAGCACGACCGTGACGGTGACCGGCCACAGCGTCCGGCTCGTGCCGTTCATGGACGTGACCGTGTCCCAGTCGGCCACCCTGCCGGTCGAGAGGTACACGCGATGA
- a CDS encoding tyrosine-type recombinase/integrase: MGVFVGEVIARADAAVSALGHAPSTLWQYRWAWSRVEVFCGEPDVVELTDEVVAGFLRWVAAEHAEGRIKEWKRKLLRKGMLVLSEVASTGTYTWKVTRGRHRNEGLTTEFRPVQEQFEQWLTGQGLAPATTALYATVSRKVLAWLPERGVVDVRRVSAGDVSAAVAFLGVSYSPGSMRTVLTALRVWCRFLEDTGRSARLSPAVPAANCRRVRTLVVLSADDVELVVASPDPATPVGRRNRAMLLLAARTGLRPSDVAGLRLADIDWRQAMITVTQHKTGTVVVLPLLADVGAALTDYLLSDRPAHALDDHVFLRSQAPHVSLGCSDLYHVAAGAFARAQTVNTSGTGRGMRVLRASLATGMLQQDVPLPVISGALGHRGIDSAKHYLAGDEARMRQCCLDFTGIEPNRARP; encoded by the coding sequence ATGGGTGTCTTTGTTGGCGAGGTGATCGCGCGGGCCGACGCGGCGGTCAGCGCTTTGGGGCATGCGCCCTCAACGTTGTGGCAGTACCGGTGGGCGTGGTCCCGGGTCGAGGTGTTCTGCGGCGAGCCTGACGTTGTTGAACTGACCGACGAGGTGGTGGCCGGGTTCCTGCGGTGGGTGGCTGCCGAGCACGCTGAGGGCCGCATCAAGGAGTGGAAACGCAAGCTGCTCCGCAAGGGCATGTTGGTGTTGTCGGAAGTGGCCTCGACCGGCACGTACACGTGGAAAGTGACTCGAGGACGGCACCGCAATGAGGGCCTGACTACGGAGTTCCGTCCGGTACAGGAACAGTTCGAGCAGTGGCTGACCGGCCAGGGACTGGCACCGGCCACGACGGCCCTATACGCGACGGTCAGCCGGAAGGTCCTGGCCTGGCTGCCGGAGCGCGGAGTGGTCGATGTGCGGCGGGTGTCCGCGGGGGACGTGTCGGCGGCGGTGGCCTTCCTCGGCGTCAGCTACTCACCGGGCAGTATGCGGACCGTGTTGACCGCTTTGCGGGTGTGGTGCCGGTTCCTTGAGGACACCGGCCGGTCCGCGCGGCTGTCGCCGGCGGTGCCGGCGGCGAACTGCAGGCGTGTGCGGACGCTGGTGGTGTTGTCGGCTGACGACGTGGAGTTGGTGGTGGCTTCCCCCGATCCGGCCACACCGGTAGGACGCCGGAACCGGGCGATGCTCTTACTGGCGGCCAGGACGGGGCTGCGTCCCAGCGATGTCGCCGGTCTTCGGCTGGCAGACATCGATTGGCGCCAAGCGATGATCACGGTGACCCAGCACAAGACCGGGACGGTGGTGGTGCTGCCGCTGCTGGCCGACGTCGGCGCGGCGCTCACCGACTATCTCCTGTCCGACCGACCGGCTCACGCGCTCGACGATCACGTGTTCCTGCGTTCCCAGGCCCCGCACGTCAGCTTGGGCTGCTCCGACCTGTATCACGTGGCGGCGGGCGCGTTCGCCCGCGCCCAGACGGTCAACACCAGTGGTACGGGGCGAGGGATGCGGGTGCTGCGGGCGTCGTTGGCGACCGGCATGCTCCAGCAAGACGTGCCCCTGCCGGTGATCAGTGGTGCGTTGGGTCATCGCGGCATCGACTCGGCCAAGCACTATCTGGCAGGCGACGAGGCCCGGATGCGGCAGTGCTGCCTGGACTTCACTGGGATCGAACCGAACCGGGCACGGCCATGA
- a CDS encoding tyrosine-type recombinase/integrase, whose amino-acid sequence MTGLVSGLAGHIDGLLEVKHALGYPYTTSERHLRAFDAMCATEYPGQATLSRHMAMRWATSRPGEHVNGQLRRITPVRQLAKHMAGLGVDAYLIPPGIPGKQVRYRPHLYTHAELRAIFDAADQIVATPYGGCRHLIIPVVFRMIYCLGLRPGEARRLHRNDVDLTKGTVQIRESKGHKDRVVYLSADLHDYCRRYDATIRAHHPNRVAFFPNQSGGFYSACTLDHWFGQLLAVAEVTGTTGAGSPPRVYDLRHAHVMETVNRWVRAGRDPQALVMYLSLHLGHSNPEDTWYYFHLTPDFHADLRQVANISIESVLPEASHAHG is encoded by the coding sequence ATGACCGGGCTGGTCAGCGGCCTGGCCGGCCACATCGACGGCCTGCTCGAAGTCAAGCACGCGCTCGGGTACCCGTACACGACCTCGGAGCGACACCTGCGCGCGTTCGACGCGATGTGCGCCACCGAGTACCCGGGACAGGCCACGTTGAGCCGGCACATGGCGATGCGCTGGGCCACCAGCCGTCCCGGCGAGCACGTCAACGGGCAGCTGCGACGCATCACCCCGGTCCGGCAGTTGGCCAAACACATGGCTGGGCTCGGGGTGGACGCCTATCTGATCCCGCCGGGCATCCCAGGCAAGCAGGTCCGTTACCGTCCGCACTTGTACACCCACGCAGAACTGCGGGCGATCTTCGACGCCGCCGACCAGATCGTGGCGACCCCTTACGGCGGGTGCCGGCATCTGATCATCCCGGTGGTCTTCCGGATGATCTACTGCCTGGGTCTGCGCCCCGGCGAGGCCCGCCGACTCCACCGCAATGACGTCGACCTGACCAAGGGCACCGTCCAGATCCGCGAATCGAAAGGACACAAGGACCGGGTGGTGTACCTGTCGGCCGACCTGCACGACTACTGCCGCCGCTACGACGCCACGATCCGCGCGCACCACCCGAACCGGGTCGCGTTCTTCCCGAACCAGAGCGGTGGCTTCTACAGTGCGTGCACCCTGGACCACTGGTTCGGTCAACTCCTGGCTGTCGCCGAGGTGACCGGTACAACCGGCGCGGGCTCGCCACCGCGGGTCTACGACTTGCGGCATGCGCATGTGATGGAAACGGTCAACCGGTGGGTGCGTGCGGGCCGCGACCCGCAGGCGCTGGTGATGTACCTGAGCCTGCACCTGGGGCACAGCAACCCCGAGGACACCTGGTACTACTTCCACCTGACCCCCGATTTCCATGCCGACCTGCGCCAGGTGGCCAACATCAGTATCGAGTCGGTCCTGCCCGAGGCCTCCCATGCACACGGATGA
- a CDS encoding type II secretion system F family protein, which yields MTGLQLAALTGLMLATSVLCAVWWLAPTVPALGPALDRLTGVPTAPALLGGVDAQDRVGAWVARWVPRWVWMTPVKELALLRRTEASFYGEKLILAAIGLVAPPLLSTLFNVFGLRFPIEVPLIASLVGAVGLFLLPNLDIHGKAKSARLEFNHVLTGFIDLVALERRAGSGPRQALENAARVGRGQWVFDRLAEGFTQSSVDGRPPWDVLRAMGDELALPELDDLANIMALAEQQTMPVYQTLREHNRALRVALLTDEQARANAASERLTIPATMLAIVFIAILLGPSLMTLMSNT from the coding sequence ATGACCGGCCTGCAGCTCGCCGCCCTCACAGGCCTGATGCTCGCCACCAGCGTCCTGTGCGCAGTGTGGTGGCTCGCTCCGACCGTGCCGGCGCTCGGTCCCGCGCTGGACCGGCTGACCGGCGTGCCGACAGCTCCGGCCCTCCTGGGCGGCGTGGACGCCCAGGATCGGGTGGGTGCGTGGGTCGCGCGTTGGGTGCCGAGGTGGGTGTGGATGACGCCGGTCAAGGAGCTGGCGCTGCTGCGCCGGACGGAGGCCAGCTTCTACGGCGAGAAGTTGATTCTCGCTGCCATCGGGCTGGTCGCACCGCCGCTGCTGTCGACGCTGTTCAACGTGTTCGGGTTGCGGTTCCCGATCGAGGTCCCGTTGATCGCGTCGCTGGTGGGCGCTGTCGGGCTGTTCCTGCTGCCCAACCTGGACATCCACGGCAAGGCGAAGTCGGCCAGGCTCGAGTTCAACCACGTGTTGACCGGCTTCATCGACCTGGTGGCCCTCGAACGTCGCGCTGGTTCCGGCCCCCGCCAGGCCCTGGAGAACGCGGCGCGCGTCGGCCGCGGCCAGTGGGTCTTCGACCGTCTGGCGGAGGGCTTCACCCAGTCCAGCGTCGACGGCCGCCCACCGTGGGACGTCCTCCGCGCGATGGGTGACGAACTGGCCCTGCCCGAGCTCGACGATCTGGCCAACATCATGGCGCTGGCCGAGCAGCAGACCATGCCCGTCTACCAGACCCTCCGGGAACACAACCGAGCGCTGCGAGTGGCGCTCCTGACCGACGAACAGGCCCGGGCGAACGCCGCCTCCGAGCGGCTCACCATCCCTGCGACCATGCTGGCGATCGTCTTCATCGCCATCCTGCTGGGGCCATCCCTGATGACCCTGATGAGCAACACCTGA
- the xerC gene encoding tyrosine recombinase XerC: MAEGRRPWGKVRQLPSGRYQASYILGSVRGADTGTRYTALQTFDAKGDAWGWLDREHRLIDRGDWTPPIERFREAEEERERREAVRQAAAAVPTIGDYGSQYLERNELAATSRDRYRQLLKFYILAEPATITRRGMVKGKPVAKHGLGDVRVTELTRADVRLWWQGLPVSTRESSCRQAYDLLRAIMNAAVEAELIEVNPVEVKAATQAQASRERDLDPLPIDVLYAVAEQMPEPWRLGVLLGGVLGLRSGEVRALARRDFSLNGEVPTVKVHQSVKEAEGKVEIGPLKTARKGIASRTLPIPAALVGDVRTHLREHTQLGRTGLLFWRTKDGGPVKSADWLRAFKKACKTVADHLEEDAVRRLEQSGEQESEESQRIRELLTGEGGYVFHGTRVTGLTWAYRLSGGNLRAVQAIAGHTSPKMALRYQRAEMDYLAAVAGNVSSMIEANARR; the protein is encoded by the coding sequence ATGGCGGAGGGTCGGCGACCGTGGGGCAAGGTTCGTCAGCTTCCCTCCGGGCGTTACCAGGCGTCCTACATCCTCGGCAGCGTTCGCGGCGCCGATACGGGCACCCGGTACACCGCGCTCCAGACGTTTGACGCGAAGGGCGACGCGTGGGGGTGGCTCGACCGGGAACACCGGCTGATCGATCGCGGCGACTGGACTCCGCCGATCGAGCGATTCCGCGAGGCCGAGGAGGAGCGCGAACGCAGGGAGGCTGTCAGACAGGCAGCGGCTGCGGTGCCCACCATCGGCGACTACGGCTCGCAGTACTTGGAGCGCAATGAACTCGCTGCCACGTCGCGGGACCGCTACCGCCAACTTCTGAAGTTCTACATCCTTGCCGAGCCAGCGACGATCACGCGGCGAGGGATGGTGAAGGGGAAGCCCGTCGCGAAGCACGGCCTCGGCGATGTGCGCGTCACCGAGTTGACCCGTGCCGACGTGCGCCTGTGGTGGCAGGGTCTCCCGGTCAGCACGCGCGAGTCGTCGTGCCGACAGGCGTACGACCTCCTGCGAGCGATCATGAACGCCGCCGTCGAGGCGGAGCTCATCGAGGTAAACCCCGTGGAGGTCAAGGCGGCCACCCAAGCGCAGGCGTCGCGGGAACGCGACCTGGATCCTCTCCCGATCGACGTGCTGTACGCCGTCGCGGAGCAGATGCCCGAACCGTGGCGGCTGGGCGTCCTGCTGGGGGGCGTCCTCGGTCTGCGTTCTGGTGAGGTCCGGGCGCTGGCGCGTCGCGACTTCAGTCTCAACGGTGAGGTCCCGACGGTGAAGGTGCATCAGTCCGTGAAGGAGGCGGAGGGCAAGGTCGAGATCGGACCGCTGAAGACCGCGCGCAAGGGCATCGCCTCCCGCACTCTTCCGATCCCGGCTGCTCTCGTGGGCGATGTGAGGACGCATCTGCGCGAGCACACCCAACTTGGCCGGACGGGGTTGCTCTTCTGGCGCACGAAGGACGGCGGGCCAGTGAAGTCCGCGGACTGGCTCAGGGCGTTCAAGAAGGCATGCAAGACCGTCGCCGATCACCTGGAGGAGGACGCCGTGCGTCGCCTTGAGCAGTCAGGGGAGCAGGAGAGCGAGGAGTCGCAGCGCATCCGCGAACTGCTGACCGGCGAAGGGGGCTACGTCTTCCATGGAACCCGCGTGACTGGCCTCACGTGGGCCTACCGGCTGTCTGGGGGCAACCTCCGTGCCGTCCAGGCGATCGCCGGCCACACCTCACCCAAGATGGCGCTGCGCTACCAGCGTGCCGAGATGGACTACCTCGCCGCCGTTGCCGGCAACGTCTCGTCGATGATCGAGGCCAACGCGCGCAGGTGA
- a CDS encoding TadE/TadG family type IV pilus assembly protein: protein MKHPVHESRRSRLGMPTARGWSSTDERGSAAIELVLLVPGLMLLLLFAVAGGRVAIAHGSVQQAAADAARAASIARTAGAAQTTAVAAARATLANQGLTCAPRSPSPSTPPGSPGRWARPPVSRPR, encoded by the coding sequence ATGAAGCACCCAGTTCACGAATCCCGACGCTCCAGGCTCGGGATGCCCACGGCTCGGGGTTGGAGCAGCACCGATGAGCGCGGCTCGGCGGCGATCGAACTGGTGTTGTTGGTGCCGGGCCTGATGCTCCTGCTGTTGTTCGCGGTGGCCGGCGGGCGGGTGGCCATCGCCCACGGGAGCGTCCAGCAGGCAGCCGCGGACGCCGCACGCGCGGCGTCCATCGCCCGCACCGCGGGTGCCGCGCAGACCACAGCCGTGGCGGCAGCGCGCGCCACCCTCGCCAACCAGGGACTGACGTGTGCGCCTCGGTCACCGTCACCCTCGACACCTCCGGGTTCTCCAGGCCGGTGGGCACGGCCGCCAGTGTCGCGGCCTCGGTGA
- a CDS encoding IS1634 family transposase: MAWIRRVRTASGATAVQIAESVGGRRRIVRHVGSAHDEAELGLLMAQASKLLQDDAQGQLDLGLSLPVPWAAMVPAPAETLFGEQVKGPVRRPVVAAPRVLRTSSALLYEALAGVYTDLGFDVLDDEVFRDLVIARVVEPTSLLDVDRVLADLGRTAASLSTRKRTLGRCQDGAYRDQVAKLCFEQARASGDVSLCLYDVTTLHFEAAEEDALRKVGYSKERRVDPQIIVGLLVDRHGFPLEIGCWEGNKAETHTIVPIIEAFAARHEIEDLVVVADAGMLSAANLKALDQAGHTFILGSKTTKAPIDLASHFRWHGDVFTDGQVIDTLTPKVGKNTDNDTAKRREPVWDPEQHRNSWRAVWSYSAKRFARDNKTLTAQENRARAAIEGDKPARTPRFVKTQTDGLVLDEAALARARRLAGLKGLVTNIPATVLPAAEVISSYADLWHVEHSFRMSKSDLRARPLFARRRDSIEAHLTIVFTALAIGRTVQDRTGLSLRRVLRQLRPLRSATIQANGAIQTLPPALGDDEQAVLDDLKQASSRH; this comes from the coding sequence ATGGCGTGGATTCGGCGGGTGCGGACGGCCTCGGGGGCTACCGCGGTGCAGATCGCTGAGTCGGTGGGTGGTCGACGTCGCATCGTGCGGCACGTGGGGTCGGCGCACGATGAGGCCGAGCTTGGGCTGCTGATGGCCCAGGCCAGCAAGCTGCTCCAGGACGATGCCCAGGGGCAGTTGGATCTGGGGCTGTCGCTGCCAGTTCCTTGGGCCGCGATGGTGCCGGCCCCGGCCGAGACGCTGTTCGGGGAGCAGGTCAAGGGCCCGGTGCGGCGCCCGGTGGTGGCCGCGCCTCGTGTGCTGCGAACGTCCTCGGCGTTGCTGTATGAGGCGTTGGCCGGGGTGTACACCGACCTGGGTTTCGACGTCCTGGACGATGAGGTGTTCCGCGACCTGGTCATCGCGCGGGTGGTGGAGCCGACCAGCCTGCTGGACGTGGACCGGGTGCTGGCAGACCTGGGTCGGACCGCGGCCAGCCTGTCGACGCGCAAGCGCACGTTGGGCCGATGCCAGGACGGGGCCTACCGCGACCAGGTCGCCAAACTGTGCTTCGAGCAGGCCCGGGCCAGCGGGGATGTGTCGTTGTGCCTGTACGACGTGACCACGCTGCACTTCGAAGCCGCTGAGGAAGATGCCCTGCGCAAGGTCGGCTACTCCAAGGAACGCCGGGTCGACCCGCAGATCATCGTCGGTCTGCTGGTCGACCGGCACGGTTTCCCGTTGGAGATCGGGTGCTGGGAGGGCAACAAGGCCGAGACGCACACGATCGTGCCGATCATCGAGGCCTTCGCCGCCCGGCACGAGATCGAGGACTTGGTCGTGGTCGCTGACGCCGGGATGCTGTCGGCTGCCAATTTGAAGGCCCTGGATCAGGCCGGGCACACCTTCATTCTCGGGTCCAAGACCACCAAGGCCCCGATCGACCTGGCCTCCCACTTCCGCTGGCACGGGGATGTGTTCACCGACGGCCAGGTCATCGACACCCTGACCCCCAAGGTCGGCAAGAACACCGACAACGACACCGCCAAGCGTCGCGAGCCGGTCTGGGACCCCGAGCAGCACCGCAACTCGTGGCGGGCGGTGTGGTCCTACTCGGCCAAGCGGTTCGCCCGGGACAACAAGACCCTCACCGCCCAGGAGAACCGGGCCCGGGCAGCGATCGAGGGGGACAAACCAGCCCGGACGCCCAGGTTCGTCAAGACACAGACCGACGGACTGGTCCTGGACGAAGCCGCGCTGGCCCGAGCCCGGCGGTTGGCAGGACTCAAAGGCCTGGTCACCAACATCCCGGCCACGGTGCTGCCCGCTGCCGAGGTGATCAGCTCCTATGCCGACCTGTGGCACGTGGAGCACTCCTTCAGGATGTCCAAGAGTGACCTGAGGGCCCGCCCACTGTTCGCCAGACGACGCGACTCCATCGAGGCGCACCTGACCATCGTGTTCACCGCCCTAGCCATCGGCCGCACCGTCCAGGACCGGACCGGCCTGTCGCTACGTCGAGTCCTGCGCCAACTCCGTCCGCTGCGTTCAGCAACGATCCAGGCCAACGGCGCTATCCAGACCCTGCCACCAGCCCTCGGCGACGACGAGCAGGCCGTCCTTGACGACCTCAAACAAGCCAGCTCAAGGCACTAA
- a CDS encoding ATP-binding protein, translating to MSRLDSETKRKLREMGVASLVDAFEAQDDALTIGVVFEERIKIAVDDAHAAFTHSKVEGLIRRAGLRYPNADLRRVDMLEQRGLDRGVIAQLGTCQFIGRQQNVVFQGFTGSGKSYLGSALAKQACQHRYRAHYIRMPDLEESWAAARDRPAGREKWLRKYAAFTLLVIDEWLLDPPTDDVRSMLLELLERRYDATSTVFCTQYAKKDWHQRLGSGVHADAIMDRIVHNTVWIETGDVNMREHTATNS from the coding sequence ATGAGCCGGCTCGACTCGGAGACGAAGCGGAAGCTGCGGGAGATGGGCGTCGCGTCGCTGGTCGACGCGTTCGAGGCCCAGGACGATGCCCTCACGATCGGGGTGGTGTTTGAGGAGCGGATCAAGATCGCTGTCGACGACGCCCACGCGGCGTTCACCCACTCCAAGGTCGAGGGCCTGATCCGCCGGGCCGGGCTGCGCTACCCGAACGCGGACCTGCGACGCGTTGACATGCTCGAGCAACGCGGGCTCGACAGGGGCGTGATCGCTCAGCTCGGGACCTGCCAGTTCATCGGCAGGCAGCAGAACGTCGTTTTCCAAGGGTTCACCGGGTCCGGGAAGTCCTACCTCGGGTCCGCGTTGGCGAAGCAGGCGTGTCAGCACCGCTACCGGGCGCACTACATCCGGATGCCCGACCTCGAAGAATCCTGGGCCGCTGCACGGGACCGGCCAGCGGGGAGAGAGAAGTGGCTGCGAAAGTACGCCGCGTTCACGCTCCTCGTGATCGACGAATGGCTCCTCGACCCACCCACCGACGACGTCCGGTCCATGCTGCTCGAGCTCCTCGAACGGCGCTACGACGCCACCTCGACGGTGTTCTGCACCCAGTACGCGAAGAAGGACTGGCACCAACGCCTCGGCTCCGGCGTCCACGCCGACGCGATCATGGACCGCATCGTCCACAACACCGTCTGGATCGAAACCGGCGACGTCAACATGCGCGAACACACCGCCACGAACAGCTGA